Genomic segment of Danaus plexippus chromosome 5, MEX_DaPlex, whole genome shotgun sequence:
tttaatttaattgaacaaTCAAATATACCAATCGAGCCTATGTTTACACGCATCTTATCCGCTGATCCTCAAAGCTTCGCGAAAGCGCTACTGAGTCGGCGCGAAATCACATGGAGAGTGGGGGGGCAGTAACCTTTACAACGTCTGACGGGGAGGTTGTGTCACATTTGACTCTGTATACATCGCGATGTTCAAATAAACTATCAATATACATTGCGAACTTTTTTATGGTACAGATATGCATCATGATCACCTCCTTAATTGAGTCGGGTTGCATGTACGGGtcttgtatgtaaataaataattagtgaCTATGTGTGGAGTGCAAAGTGTCGATAAGTAGTGTCAAGTATGGTCGCGAGAACAATTAAAAGAGATAAACGTGCATGGAACCAGTTTAAGTTTGTCCTTTTGCATCTTTTGTTCACTTTTCATGCGACAAAAGGTTGgtaatacatttgttttactacatattatagtaatgacttattttataatatttccttaaatAATGCTACtaatcttacaattataataaattatatgtcttCGTAGAATCTATATTATACATAGTTGAgtctaataattttcaaatatttatcctAGTTAACATTAATGCTTTTTTATAagagattttataaaagaaaatatttctttatggcCAGAAGCAGTTACATACAAaagacttttataatatttaatatttttatcatacacCAAAACCCCTTTCATTCCAGTCGAAGTCCTAATTCCGAACAGCATCAGTAAACggatattgttattttataattcaatcatAGCCATTTCCTTTCCACATTTATTGTTTCATGTACTTCAATGGGtacattatttagtttaactGCAATCTATTATCCAAGTACACACAGCTCTCgtggttttttaatttatgtgaaaatgttttaataggaacttttattattctatatatcgtttattaaaaatttttcgtttaaaaataatgagtcttatagtaataataataataactatctATTTACATTTCTAAAAAGCCCAAAGCCGGGCACCCAGGATAAAGGAGCATCCATCAGATACAATAGTTGGTAGAAGTGAACCTGCAACCTTACGGTGTGTGGCTGAAGGTAAACCCAAGCCCACAATCCAATGGTATAAGGATGGCGTTCCACTTGCACCAACCGATCATCCCCATAGAGTTCTTCTTGAAGATGGACTATTATTTCTCAGGTAGgctaaagtaattaatataattttttttataaatttataaaatacttttagagAATTACGCATTGCAAAAAATCTGAAGAATGgacaagaataaaaaaaatcagcatTAAAAACAACCCTATGTTTGTGAAGCTAACAAATCGAATATTtgtgacaaaatatttgttgagtCTTTGTGACCAAACTTCCTGTTGTTTGAATCCGAATGATAGAAATgagaaaatacttaaaaatgaaGTGTATATCCGACGGTATATCCgagatataaataagattcttTAGGATTTCACCTTTCCAAACACCCTAAAGACTTATCTCCCCTTTATGATGCCATTTCCTTTTAGGGTTATGCGTAGTAAGAAGGAAAGCGACGATGGTGTATACTGGTGTGTCGCTCGTAACACCGTCGGGGAAGCGGTTAGCAAGAACGCCACCTTAACAATTGCTGGTATGAAATGCTAAATTAACTAATCGTCATTCACAcagtttttaatcaatttaacactttagtttttcttaaacaccttttaatcattattatgacattatgaattattattaattttagtttatacttAAGATAACTTTTAAGACTCtagtactttaattttatgcatTGTGAAGCTAAAATTCTCAAGAgacaattcaaaattaatttaaaataacagttttatacCCTCGTTTTAACGGCAACTTCCACGATTCTCTGTACAATAAACTTAAaggaactatttattttaattaactactGCAAAGCTTTTGAATTttcgtataattataatatttataacaaaaaaattactttacttcAGTCTTACGCGATGAGTTTAGAAATGAACCTAGAGATGTTAAAGTAGCCAGTGGCGAAGCAGCGTTACTTGAATGCTCTGCTCCCCGAGGAGTTCCTGAACCATCTGTTCATTGGACAAAAGATGGGCATAGTTTAGATATAGAAGTTAATGGAAGGTAAAAAATCTAAGCATTGAGGTAGTATCATTTCATTGTCATAATACTATaggcaaaaattttattacagagtCACTATTATAGATGGaggtagtttaaaatttttagaaactATAGCTTCAGATAGCGGTGTATACAGATGTATTGCATCGAATGTTGCCGGAGAGAGGCAATCACGACCAGCGACATTACTCGTATTACGAAGACCACATTTTCTTGTGAAACCTAATAATATAACGGCTTTGATAGGACAGAACATCGAGTTTCATTGTCAAGTAAGAAAATACATAGTTATGTGTGTatctattaaaacattatgttttaatttctaattatcaTTGATTACTTTTAGGCCTCACCCGAGTCAGATGTATCTGTAACGTGGTCAAGGGATAGAGGTTCATTATCTCTGTATGCGATAATACGAAGGGGTTCGTTAAGAATAGATAGGGTAGTAGCGTCGGACGGAGGTACTTACACATGCCGAGCTGAGAGTCAAGCAGGTTTTAGTGTTGCTACAGCAACCCTCACAGTACATtgttagtatttaaataaaaaatattaaatttaatgtaattatattgcaAGAAACATTATGTAATAGATTAATGGGTTGCAGCTTTACCACAATTTACGAGGGTACCATCAGATCAAACTGCTTGGGAAGGCGAATCAGTTTCATTTCCCTGTGAAGCTGAAGGCACACCAAAACCTGTAGTATTTTGGACGATGGAAGGTTCTCAGGTTcgacttaaatattatataaattgagacatactatacaaaatacttgaaattgctgcatatatttttttaaagactattttatgaattagTATTTACCCGTTTTATTCTACAGGAATTAGTATTTCCAAATTCAGAACACGCTACCGGGTCTCTTTATTTAGATCGAGTCTCAACACAACATGCAGGCAGATTGACTTGCGTAGCAGTTAGTGCTGCAGGAAGCACTTTACATACTGCAACTCTACAGgtgaatatataattgatgatgaatatttatggcttaaaatacaaatttaatttataaacatataataatttcttaggTATTAAGACGAGAAGCAAATTCATTTAATAGTAACTCTGAATCGTCATCTCCATATCctgaattaaataaaccaCAAAATCATCCCCCCATGACTCAATATGAGCTTGTTCAGGCCCGTCGTTATTTACAACAAGATGTCTTAGTTTTAAGAAGAGTCGAGGGGATATCTTCGACAACTTTGAAAATAGTTTGGgatgtaagttatttttttatttaaattaattaatgttatacataCCTAATAAAGTATGTGTGTAactatattatcattttaggTTTTAACGGattacaatgaatatttagAAGGAGTAAAAATTTGGTTTAATGGTACTTCCTTGAATCGACAGCAAGCAATTGATGTACACAAcacacaacaaaataataattctttagaaagttttattgaattaacaaAGTACGACAATTTTTCTATGACTACTGTTCATAATAGTGGCTCATCCAGCCATTTATTAACAGGGTTGATACCTTATGCtcagtataacatatttttgatgcccttttacaaattattgttaGGTAAACCGTCTAACATGAAAAGTGGTGTTACGGAAGAAGATGGTACgtatgatatttataactctaaatatatttaatgatataataagtGCGAAGCttagtatgttttaaaaataacctgTTTTAGTCCCTTCGGCATCTCCACAAAATATTTCCGCTGGTGTTATTAATGCTACATCAGCTTGGATCCGATGGGATCCACCGCCTGTTCACACATGGAACGGGGATCTATCTGGTTACTTGGTAGGTTTTTGTACCAAACTTAATTACATTCTGTAGgtaattttgtctttttttaatatgttttgagCATAATTACCCAATGACACAACTATTGCAACAGATCGAAGTACGAGTAGGCGCTGGTAGCAACGGCCGAGTGGTAGGTCAGATGTCATTAGGTGCTCGCACTCGGGCAGCGGCAGCTAGCTCCCTGCGAGCCGGTGGACGGTATAGCGCTCGAGCTGCCGCTGTCACGCGCCGCGGTCACGGGCCTTTTAGTGCCCCTGCGCATATACACATGCTTCCCACGCACTCACCGAGACATTACGTTcagtaagatatttttaa
This window contains:
- the LOC116769081 gene encoding immunoglobulin superfamily DCC subclass member 4-like; this translates as MVARTIKRDKRAWNQFKFVLLHLLFTFHATKAQSRAPRIKEHPSDTIVGRSEPATLRCVAEGKPKPTIQWYKDGVPLAPTDHPHRVLLEDGLLFLRVMRSKKESDDGVYWCVARNTVGEAVSKNATLTIAVLRDEFRNEPRDVKVASGEAALLECSAPRGVPEPSVHWTKDGHSLDIEVNGRVTIIDGGSLKFLETIASDSGVYRCIASNVAGERQSRPATLLVLRRPHFLVKPNNITALIGQNIEFHCQASPESDVSVTWSRDRGSLSLYAIIRRGSLRIDRVVASDGGTYTCRAESQAGFSVATATLTVHSLPQFTRVPSDQTAWEGESVSFPCEAEGTPKPVVFWTMEGSQELVFPNSEHATGSLYLDRVSTQHAGRLTCVAVSAAGSTLHTATLQVLRREANSFNSNSESSSPYPELNKPQNHPPMTQYELVQARRYLQQDVLVLRRVEGISSTTLKIVWDVLTDYNEYLEGVKIWFNGTSLNRQQAIDVHNTQQNNNSLESFIELTKYDNFSMTTVHNSGSSSHLLTGLIPYAQYNIFLMPFYKLLLGKPSNMKSGVTEEDVPSASPQNISAGVINATSAWIRWDPPPVHTWNGDLSGYLIEVRVGAGSNGRVVGQMSLGARTRAAAASSLRAGGRYSARAAAVTRRGHGPFSAPAHIHMLPTHSPRHYVQTEPATDKAILSMFQETWLLVLSIIILAIIVTGASVFIYLRRRQIKQRKNHNSAGTPITNTQCLLGKEAVWLRERPLYEDSTEPRIEILNCHQSLLHSGHTIGTMAMEAEYSLPQHTSALNMMAQEDTRRHAPEPYASSAIYTELHYQDHTDAEDSCIKCAVSPESYDNSMVRSFADSNQYSNEECSTCCRSSSSTLTKDYSDMTKCGNEVDDVQDLSLDECPSCKTTQSRSSSHHEGNKEWTAIADVEYDYPQWQWLGRENSFRQMTQNSKHSSQSRRSDQNCRMNLCDILPPPPYERETTYREMHAFTNNSGASGCSGHSYRS